The following proteins are encoded in a genomic region of Helicobacter macacae MIT 99-5501:
- a CDS encoding TerC family protein, producing MLDIIASPQSWFALISLVLLEIALGVDNLIFLAILVSRLPKAEQKKARILGLSFAGLTRIALLGFLFWLTKLTKPLFYAFGLGISGRDIILILGGVFLLYKSTKEIHELAFGQNLAQSNLPKKPSFWLIIAQIGFLDIIFSLDSVFAAVGMAQHLEVMICAILVAVGVMMFASEWICRVIEAYPSLKILALGFLLIIGVVLIADGLHYEIPKGYVYFAMAFSLLVECINIFSRHNSAKNTKSTSTDSSDSTKSP from the coding sequence ATGCTAGATATTATCGCCTCGCCACAATCGTGGTTCGCACTCATTAGCCTAGTGTTATTAGAAATCGCGTTAGGCGTGGATAATCTAATCTTTTTAGCTATTTTGGTTTCTCGCTTGCCAAAGGCAGAGCAAAAAAAAGCAAGGATTTTAGGGCTTAGCTTTGCAGGGCTTACTCGTATCGCCCTGCTTGGCTTTCTTTTTTGGCTTACCAAACTTACAAAACCTCTTTTTTACGCATTTGGGCTAGGGATTTCAGGGAGGGATATTATCCTTATTTTGGGTGGTGTCTTTTTGTTATACAAAAGCACCAAAGAAATCCACGAGCTAGCCTTTGGGCAAAATCTAGCGCAATCAAATCTACCCAAAAAGCCTAGCTTTTGGCTTATCATCGCTCAAATTGGATTTTTAGACATTATTTTTTCGCTAGATTCTGTGTTTGCTGCAGTGGGTATGGCACAGCATTTAGAAGTAATGATATGCGCGATTTTGGTAGCTGTGGGTGTGATGATGTTTGCAAGTGAGTGGATTTGTCGCGTAATAGAGGCATATCCTAGCCTAAAAATTTTAGCACTAGGATTTTTGCTTATCATAGGAGTGGTGCTTATCGCAGATGGCTTGCACTATGAAATCCCAAAGGGATATGTGTATTTTGCTATGGCATTTTCGCTTCTTGTGGAATGTATAAATATTTTTTCTCGCCACAATTCTGCCAAAAACACAAAATCTACAAGCACAGATTCTAGCGATTCTACAAAATCTCCTTAA
- a CDS encoding tRNA 2-thiocytidine biosynthesis TtcA family protein has translation MQTHDNAKESHSTKSKSTTKTDTKSAQKTATNTTSKKTTLPTISKKILNIVGRTNAKYGLIKEGDRILLGLSGGKDSTLLATILAYMQKHAPFKFEFKAITIDYGRGGEYECIAEYCEANEIPYELIRTDIYKILEEHKREGTIYCSFCSRMRRGSLYTQALQGGFNKIALGHHLDDAAESFLMNLTYNGALRSMPPIYKAQNGLFVIRPMIFVRERQIRDFIASNQIYIAPDCNCPINWLPEDKRPKARANTKELLSTLEGANPLLFKSLQNAFKNLHANSFCDENYLDKQDLI, from the coding sequence ATGCAAACACACGATAATGCTAAAGAATCGCACTCTACAAAATCCAAATCCACCACAAAAACAGACACAAAATCCGCTCAAAAAACTGCCACAAACACTACCTCAAAAAAAACCACCCTGCCAACCATAAGCAAAAAAATCCTAAACATAGTAGGGCGGACAAATGCAAAATACGGGCTTATAAAGGAGGGCGATAGGATTTTGCTAGGACTTAGTGGAGGCAAGGATTCTACGCTTTTGGCTACGATACTAGCATATATGCAAAAGCACGCGCCTTTTAAGTTTGAGTTCAAGGCTATTACTATTGATTATGGGCGTGGTGGCGAGTATGAGTGCATAGCGGAGTATTGTGAGGCAAATGAGATTCCTTATGAGCTTATCCGCACGGATATTTATAAGATTTTAGAAGAGCACAAAAGAGAGGGGACGATTTATTGTAGTTTTTGCTCTCGTATGCGTAGGGGTAGCCTATATACACAAGCGTTGCAAGGAGGGTTTAACAAAATCGCGCTAGGACATCACCTAGATGACGCAGCAGAGAGCTTTTTGATGAATCTCACTTATAATGGTGCTTTGCGCTCGATGCCGCCGATATACAAAGCGCAAAATGGGCTTTTTGTGATTCGCCCGATGATTTTTGTGCGAGAGAGGCAGATACGCGATTTCATCGCTAGCAATCAAATCTATATCGCTCCAGATTGTAATTGTCCGATAAATTGGCTACCAGAGGATAAGCGACCAAAAGCACGCGCAAATACCAAAGAGCTACTCTCTACTTTGGAGGGCGCAAATCCATTGCTTTTTAAATCCCTCCAAAATGCGTTTAAAAATCTGCACGCAAATAGTTTCTGTGATGAAAATTATCTTGACAAACAAGACTTGATATAG
- a CDS encoding type II toxin-antitoxin system RelE/ParE family toxin — protein sequence MKFELIYAKAFKKSFKRLSHTDRESVSEILTRLANDEVLEAKYNDHALSGNLKGV from the coding sequence GTGAAGTTTGAACTCATATATGCAAAGGCATTCAAAAAGAGTTTCAAAAGACTTAGCCATACAGATAGGGAAAGTGTAAGTGAGATTTTAACAAGGCTTGCCAATGATGAAGTGCTAGAAGCAAAATATAATGACCACGCATTGAGTGGAAATCTAAAGGGGGTGTAG
- a CDS encoding MFS transporter, whose translation MLKAILPLSLVVCLRFFGLFIVLPVIALYVGEFGDTSPLLLGLAVGGAYLTQILFQTPFGILSDKIDRKKVVMAGLFIFLVGSVICALAHSIEMLIIGRLVQGAGAIGGVVSAQITDLTREEKRTQAMAIMGGGIFASFILAMLLGPLIGGHFGCEWLFAITALLSLVSMLLLGFCVPETPKIHYSYEEAPSKRILTNKNLAIMNLSSFLEKAFMTLIFVVIPLVFVEELAPIVEMGKEDLWKVYTPAAILAILALAPASILAEKYGKAKLVMGYGIALFMVAYLAIAYGAHSNMLWLFVGGIVLFFLGFATLEPIMQSLTSKYAKAHNRGVALGVFTTFNYIGSFAGGMLGGILYHTLGIIELGVSIAVVCAAWLLTLLALDNPAKQKNIYLPLSKYPTQSLARLSQQAGIIECYANKSEGTIIVKYDTQVLDEAQAQGLADSILYSQSIKQNP comes from the coding sequence ATGCTAAAAGCGATTTTGCCCCTAAGCCTTGTTGTGTGCTTGCGATTTTTTGGGCTTTTTATTGTGTTGCCCGTGATTGCACTATATGTAGGGGAGTTTGGCGATACTTCGCCTTTGCTACTTGGGCTAGCAGTCGGCGGCGCTTACCTTACGCAAATTCTGTTCCAAACTCCTTTTGGAATCTTAAGCGATAAAATCGATAGAAAAAAAGTCGTTATGGCAGGGCTTTTTATATTTCTAGTGGGTAGCGTGATATGCGCTCTAGCTCATAGCATAGAGATGCTTATCATCGGGCGACTTGTGCAAGGGGCAGGTGCGATAGGCGGCGTGGTAAGTGCGCAGATTACGGATTTGACGCGTGAAGAGAAGCGCACACAGGCTATGGCGATAATGGGCGGGGGAATCTTTGCTAGCTTTATTTTGGCTATGCTTTTAGGACCGCTTATCGGCGGGCATTTTGGCTGTGAGTGGCTATTTGCTATCACGGCGTTGCTTAGCCTTGTGTCTATGCTACTTTTGGGATTTTGCGTGCCAGAGACACCCAAAATCCACTACTCCTATGAGGAAGCACCAAGCAAGCGGATTCTCACAAACAAAAATCTAGCTATTATGAATCTTAGCTCGTTTTTAGAAAAGGCGTTTATGACGCTGATTTTTGTGGTGATACCGCTTGTGTTTGTCGAAGAGCTAGCTCCTATCGTAGAGATGGGCAAAGAGGATTTGTGGAAAGTGTATACGCCAGCTGCGATTTTAGCCATACTAGCTCTCGCACCTGCTAGCATACTCGCAGAAAAATACGGCAAAGCAAAGCTAGTGATGGGCTATGGTATCGCGCTATTTATGGTGGCATATCTTGCCATAGCTTATGGGGCGCATAGCAATATGCTTTGGCTGTTTGTCGGTGGAATCGTGCTGTTTTTTTTGGGATTTGCCACACTAGAGCCGATAATGCAATCTCTCACGAGCAAATATGCCAAAGCACACAATCGTGGAGTGGCACTAGGGGTTTTCACTACATTTAACTACATAGGCTCATTTGCAGGCGGAATGCTAGGGGGGATTCTCTACCATACGCTTGGAATCATCGAGCTAGGTGTCAGCATAGCTGTGGTGTGCGCTGCGTGGCTACTCACACTCCTTGCCCTAGATAATCCCGCAAAGCAAAAAAATATCTACTTGCCATTAAGCAAATACCCTACACAAAGTCTAGCTCGATTGTCCCAGCAAGCAGGGATAATCGAGTGCTATGCTAACAAAAGCGAGGGGACAATCATTGTGAAATATGACACGCAAGTGCTAGATGAAGCCCAAGCACAAGGGCTTGCCGATAGTATTTTATACTCGCAATCCATAAAGCAAAATCCATAA
- the rdgB gene encoding RdgB/HAM1 family non-canonical purine NTP pyrophosphatase: MQKTNGSKVMFKFIIASNNEGKIRELGTMLSNFGEVMSQRQAHITLEPNENGNSFKQNALIKAKTIYNTLPQEKKNTFIIADDSGICVDALEGKPGVLSARYASPNNKKNASDEENRYKLINELKKHKLAESSARFVACVALVGEGAHGERVEFCAVGECEGKVIAQERGKNGFGYDSVFVPKGFDTTLAEVAPEVKNTLSHRRKALEQIKEFLELFEPMIS, translated from the coding sequence ATGCAAAAGACAAATGGGAGCAAAGTAATGTTTAAGTTTATCATCGCAAGCAACAATGAAGGGAAAATCCGTGAGCTAGGCACTATGTTAAGCAATTTTGGCGAGGTAATGAGCCAAAGGCAAGCCCATATCACACTAGAGCCGAACGAAAATGGCAACTCTTTTAAGCAAAATGCGCTCATCAAAGCAAAGACGATTTATAACACCCTGCCACAAGAGAAAAAAAATACATTCATCATCGCTGATGATAGCGGAATCTGTGTAGATGCGCTTGAGGGTAAGCCCGGTGTCCTAAGCGCACGATATGCAAGCCCAAACAACAAAAAAAATGCAAGCGATGAAGAAAATCGCTACAAACTCATAAACGAGCTAAAAAAACACAAACTAGCAGAATCTAGCGCGAGATTTGTCGCTTGTGTCGCGCTAGTGGGAGAGGGAGCGCACGGAGAAAGAGTGGAGTTTTGTGCTGTGGGAGAGTGCGAGGGAAAAGTAATCGCACAAGAGAGAGGCAAAAACGGCTTTGGCTATGATAGTGTGTTTGTCCCCAAAGGCTTTGATACCACACTAGCAGAAGTCGCCCCCGAAGTCAAAAACACCCTCTCTCATAGACGCAAAGCACTAGAGCAAATCAAAGAATTTCTAGAGCTTTTTGAGCCGATGATAAGCTAA
- the lpoB gene encoding penicillin-binding protein activator LpoB: MQKIDMWLLSRALASVLVGAVVLSSCSDIKYVNTAESKSYTSLGIDYHDLEEAASKNVASLLESGYVKNLAGLDKPKILAISDVINDTMQHFSTEELTRKITRDMRNSGKFILTMAFAGSGGSEDKMIQSVRDSRKNEEVNQYALPEKGEILPPELSLSGKIIQRNVKVKSKQRVDYFFLLTLTDIKSGLVVWDNEVNIIKVGSNKSSAW; the protein is encoded by the coding sequence ATGCAAAAAATAGATATGTGGCTTTTGAGTAGGGCATTGGCAAGTGTGCTAGTGGGGGCTGTGGTGCTAAGTAGCTGCTCTGACATAAAGTATGTAAATACCGCAGAATCCAAATCTTATACTTCGCTTGGCATTGATTATCACGATTTGGAAGAGGCAGCGAGCAAAAATGTCGCTAGCTTGCTAGAGAGTGGATATGTCAAAAATCTAGCAGGGCTAGATAAACCCAAAATCCTAGCCATCTCTGATGTGATAAATGACACTATGCAGCATTTTTCCACAGAGGAACTTACGCGCAAAATCACTCGTGATATGCGAAATAGCGGGAAATTTATCCTTACTATGGCGTTTGCAGGGAGTGGGGGGAGCGAGGATAAAATGATACAATCAGTGAGGGATTCTCGCAAGAATGAGGAAGTAAATCAATATGCACTGCCCGAAAAGGGAGAGATTTTGCCACCAGAGCTATCGCTATCGGGCAAGATTATCCAGCGCAATGTCAAGGTAAAATCCAAACAAAGAGTGGATTATTTTTTCTTACTTACGCTTACAGACATAAAAAGCGGGCTTGTCGTGTGGGATAATGAAGTAAATATCATCAAAGTAGGTTCAAACAAATCTAGCGCGTGGTAA
- the ppsA gene encoding pyruvate, water dikinase: MKYIKFFKELNNKDVPLVGGKNASIGEMFQELVPAGIKVPNGFAITSEAYWYLLDSGGIRQKIVDLLDGVDVTEIDVLKTRSKQIRELIFGTPFPDDLREEIFKAYKILSAEYGKKEADVAVRSSATAEDLPDASFAGQQDTYLSVKGQTELIHYIKSCFASLFTDRAVSYRASRKFDHFKVALSVGVQKMVRADKGSAGVMFSIDTETGFKDAVFITSAWGLGENVVGGLVNPDEFYVFKPTLKEGKRPIIKRHLGTKDKKMVYAPKGSEHTTVNVKTTKKEFNSFSISDADVLTLARYAIKIEEHYTKEAGEYRPMDMEWSKDGETGEIFIVQARPETVQSQKHKKDDGQKLEKFHFKNRSADREILLSGRAIGGKIGAGKVRIINDLEHMNTFKEGEILVTDNTDPDWEPVMKKASAVITNRGGRTCHAAIVAREIGVPAIVGALGATDRLYTGMEVTVSCAEGEEGYIYAGIHEYEVESVMLKDLGRPKTKIYMNIGNPEKAFGFAQLPNDGVGLARMEHIILNQIKAHPLALLDLQNGKKDIKERGEIEKLMAGYESPKDFFIEKIAEGMGMICAAFYPKPVIVRLSDFKTNEYRGMIAGLGYEPLEENPMLGYRGASRYYSELYKVAFEWECEALCKVREEMGLTNMKVMIPFLRTPEEGKKVLEIMRRKGLESGKNGLEVYVMCELPVNVILADEFLGMFDGFSIGSNDLTQLTLGVDRDGQLVSHIFDERNPVMSIMFKKAIEACKKHNKYCGICGQAPSDYIEVAEFLVREGITSISLNPDSVVGTWSRVVELEKSLKK; the protein is encoded by the coding sequence ATGAAATACATTAAGTTTTTTAAAGAACTTAACAACAAAGATGTCCCTCTCGTAGGAGGCAAAAACGCAAGCATTGGCGAAATGTTCCAAGAGCTAGTCCCTGCTGGCATAAAAGTGCCAAATGGCTTTGCAATCACTAGCGAGGCGTATTGGTATCTGCTAGATAGCGGCGGAATCCGCCAAAAGATTGTGGATTTGCTAGATGGCGTAGATGTAACTGAAATCGATGTGCTAAAAACACGCTCTAAGCAAATCAGAGAGCTTATATTTGGCACGCCTTTCCCTGATGATTTGCGTGAGGAAATATTTAAAGCGTATAAGATTTTGAGTGCCGAGTATGGCAAAAAAGAAGCCGATGTCGCTGTGCGTAGTAGTGCGACAGCAGAGGATTTGCCCGATGCGAGCTTCGCTGGACAGCAAGATACTTATTTGAGCGTCAAGGGACAAACCGAGCTTATTCACTATATAAAATCTTGCTTTGCTTCTCTCTTTACCGATAGGGCTGTGAGCTACCGCGCTTCAAGGAAGTTTGACCACTTCAAAGTCGCGCTATCTGTGGGTGTGCAAAAAATGGTTCGCGCAGATAAAGGAAGTGCTGGGGTTATGTTTAGTATAGACACAGAGACAGGGTTTAAAGACGCTGTGTTTATTACTTCGGCTTGGGGACTTGGCGAGAATGTCGTAGGAGGGCTTGTAAATCCTGATGAATTCTATGTGTTTAAGCCTACGCTAAAAGAGGGTAAACGCCCCATAATCAAGCGTCATCTAGGCACAAAAGACAAAAAAATGGTGTATGCTCCAAAAGGCAGTGAGCACACCACCGTGAATGTAAAAACCACCAAAAAAGAATTTAATAGCTTCTCTATAAGTGATGCAGATGTGCTAACCCTTGCTCGATATGCGATAAAAATTGAGGAGCACTACACAAAAGAAGCAGGCGAGTATCGCCCTATGGATATGGAGTGGTCAAAAGATGGCGAAACGGGCGAAATCTTTATCGTGCAGGCTCGCCCAGAGACAGTGCAAAGCCAAAAGCACAAAAAAGATGATGGGCAAAAGCTAGAAAAATTCCATTTTAAAAATCGAAGTGCTGATAGAGAGATTTTGCTAAGTGGCCGTGCCATAGGTGGCAAAATCGGTGCGGGTAAGGTGAGAATCATAAATGATTTGGAGCATATGAATACCTTTAAAGAGGGCGAGATTTTGGTAACGGATAATACCGACCCAGATTGGGAGCCTGTGATGAAAAAGGCTTCTGCTGTCATCACCAATCGTGGTGGGCGCACTTGCCACGCTGCGATTGTCGCACGCGAAATTGGCGTGCCTGCGATAGTTGGCGCATTAGGTGCGACTGATAGGCTATACACAGGTATGGAAGTAACGGTATCTTGCGCAGAGGGCGAGGAGGGCTACATATACGCAGGTATCCACGAATACGAAGTAGAATCTGTAATGTTAAAAGATTTGGGACGACCCAAAACCAAAATCTATATGAACATAGGTAATCCAGAAAAAGCATTTGGCTTTGCTCAGCTACCAAATGATGGCGTAGGACTAGCGCGAATGGAGCATATTATCCTAAACCAAATCAAAGCCCACCCTCTAGCGTTGCTTGATTTGCAAAATGGCAAAAAAGACATAAAAGAGCGGGGCGAAATCGAAAAACTAATGGCAGGCTATGAAAGTCCAAAAGATTTCTTCATCGAAAAAATCGCAGAGGGAATGGGAATGATTTGCGCGGCTTTTTATCCAAAGCCTGTGATTGTGCGACTAAGTGATTTCAAAACAAACGAATATCGCGGAATGATAGCAGGGCTAGGATATGAGCCACTAGAGGAAAATCCTATGCTAGGCTATCGTGGGGCGAGCAGATATTATTCCGAGCTGTATAAAGTAGCGTTTGAGTGGGAATGTGAGGCACTGTGTAAGGTGCGCGAAGAGATGGGACTTACAAATATGAAAGTTATGATTCCGTTTTTGCGCACGCCTGAAGAAGGCAAAAAAGTGCTTGAGATAATGCGCCGCAAAGGGCTAGAGTCAGGTAAAAATGGACTAGAAGTGTATGTAATGTGTGAATTGCCTGTGAATGTAATTTTGGCTGATGAGTTTTTGGGAATGTTTGATGGATTTTCAATCGGCTCAAATGACCTCACGCAGCTGACTTTGGGCGTGGATAGGGATGGACAGCTAGTAAGTCATATATTTGATGAGCGCAATCCTGTAATGTCAATAATGTTTAAAAAAGCTATTGAGGCGTGCAAGAAGCACAACAAATACTGTGGAATCTGCGGACAAGCACCAAGCGACTATATAGAAGTGGCAGAATTTTTGGTGCGTGAGGGGATAACCTCTATTTCGCTAAACCCTGATTCTGTGGTGGGGACTTGGAGTAGGGTAGTAGAGCTAGAAAAATCGCTCAAAAAATAA
- a CDS encoding heavy metal translocating P-type ATPase gives MASKTAPVRLKLIHSTANRARFSYALKKGGAIQAIPLRLEIECIEGVKSVRVNDILHNVIITYVGDERDLERITESIFTTLQNLLTTSKRQVSSASIFTLRDEIPSSAEVVRSATALISEPFIKPLAPKAAFSTIAAYPLLKSGVQEALSDGVTSRVLEAMAVAISLYRADFRTANSTNFMLTLGEYIEEMTMYKSDDLLQELSKPQGGEAWVEKHINGKEELVLTQTQDLQIGDIVVVGAGDSILIDGHIVSGEAMVNQISMTGEATPVKRARGDRVLSGTIVQEGRIKVWAESVGSQTATARIKSYIQETLTQKSSIQLSASKMADKLVPITLGLAILSYVFNRDLTRVASVLQADYSCALKLATPVAFKSAISSAGKNGIIIKGAKSLESLNEAEIFVFDKTGTLTKGELEVVQVHSFSPSWDKEQILNLSASIEEHYFHPVAEAVVKAAREQKFNHIHHDEVTFIVAHGVKSQINGKEVLIGNRHFLEDDEGVDMTPHNSKIKELLDSGHTPLFIGYDGKLLGLILLKDSLRANAKEAIARLRKSGVKQVIMLTGDEESKAKEIASELGIDRFYAKLLPTQKAEILESIMNEGHKVAFVGDGINDAPALIKAHSGIGMCKGADIAKASADIVLLKDDIESVADAREFALACLNKVNKNFKITVVVNSAILALATFGKLSPIQTAFLHNGTTIGLLLNALRGITVRKR, from the coding sequence ATGGCTTCAAAAACTGCTCCTGTGCGCTTAAAGCTCATTCACAGCACTGCTAATAGGGCGCGATTTTCCTACGCGCTCAAAAAAGGCGGTGCGATTCAAGCAATTCCGCTTCGTTTGGAGATTGAGTGCATAGAGGGCGTGAAATCTGTGCGTGTAAATGATATTTTGCACAATGTCATCATCACTTATGTGGGCGATGAGCGCGATTTAGAGCGCATTACGGAGTCTATCTTTACCACACTGCAAAATCTGCTAACCACTTCAAAAAGGCAAGTCTCAAGCGCGAGTATTTTTACCCTACGCGATGAGATTCCAAGCAGTGCAGAAGTGGTGCGTTCAGCCACCGCGCTTATTAGCGAGCCTTTTATTAAGCCCCTAGCACCAAAGGCGGCTTTTAGCACGATTGCAGCATATCCATTGCTAAAAAGTGGCGTGCAAGAGGCATTAAGCGATGGCGTTACTTCGCGCGTGCTAGAGGCTATGGCTGTGGCGATTTCGCTTTATCGTGCGGATTTTCGCACGGCAAATTCCACGAACTTTATGCTTACTTTGGGCGAATACATCGAAGAAATGACAATGTATAAAAGCGATGATTTGCTCCAAGAGCTTAGCAAGCCACAAGGTGGCGAAGCGTGGGTAGAAAAGCACATAAATGGCAAAGAAGAGTTGGTGCTAACGCAAACGCAAGATTTGCAAATCGGCGATATTGTCGTGGTGGGTGCGGGCGATAGTATCCTAATCGATGGGCATATTGTCTCTGGCGAAGCAATGGTAAATCAAATCTCAATGACGGGTGAAGCCACGCCTGTGAAGCGCGCAAGAGGCGATAGGGTGCTCTCTGGCACAATCGTGCAAGAAGGGCGAATCAAAGTGTGGGCAGAGAGCGTAGGTAGCCAAACAGCCACCGCGCGAATAAAAAGCTATATCCAAGAAACGCTTACGCAAAAATCCTCCATTCAGCTAAGTGCGTCAAAAATGGCAGATAAACTCGTGCCAATCACGCTAGGGCTTGCCATCCTCTCTTATGTCTTTAATCGCGATTTGACACGCGTGGCAAGTGTGCTTCAGGCGGATTATTCTTGTGCTTTGAAGCTCGCTACGCCTGTGGCGTTTAAGTCTGCAATCTCAAGTGCGGGGAAAAATGGAATCATCATCAAAGGTGCAAAAAGCCTAGAATCGCTTAATGAAGCCGAAATCTTTGTCTTTGATAAGACAGGCACGCTTACCAAAGGCGAGCTAGAAGTCGTGCAGGTGCATAGCTTCTCGCCAAGTTGGGATAAAGAGCAGATTTTGAATCTCTCTGCTAGCATTGAGGAGCACTACTTCCACCCTGTGGCTGAAGCGGTGGTAAAGGCGGCAAGGGAGCAGAAGTTTAACCATATCCACCACGATGAAGTAACTTTCATAGTCGCGCACGGCGTAAAAAGCCAAATCAATGGCAAAGAAGTGCTTATCGGCAATCGGCATTTCTTAGAGGACGATGAGGGCGTGGATATGACGCCTCATAATTCTAAGATAAAAGAGCTTCTAGATTCTGGACATACGCCGCTTTTTATCGGCTATGATGGCAAACTACTTGGGCTAATCTTGCTAAAAGATTCCCTGCGAGCTAATGCCAAAGAAGCCATTGCGCGACTTCGCAAAAGTGGTGTGAAACAAGTCATAATGCTTACAGGCGATGAGGAGAGCAAGGCAAAGGAAATCGCTAGCGAGCTAGGAATCGATAGATTTTATGCCAAACTTTTGCCCACCCAAAAAGCTGAAATTCTAGAATCTATAATGAATGAGGGGCATAAAGTCGCCTTTGTGGGGGACGGCATAAATGACGCACCCGCACTTATCAAAGCACATAGCGGAATCGGAATGTGCAAGGGCGCAGACATCGCCAAAGCAAGCGCGGACATTGTGCTACTAAAAGATGATATAGAGTCGGTGGCAGACGCGCGAGAGTTTGCGCTTGCGTGCCTAAACAAAGTCAATAAAAACTTCAAAATCACGGTGGTGGTAAATAGCGCGATTTTGGCTCTTGCCACCTTTGGCAAACTCTCCCCAATTCAGACGGCGTTTTTGCACAATGGCACGACTATCGGGTTATTGCTAAACGCCCTGCGTGGCATAACTGTGAGAAAAAGATAG
- a CDS encoding radical SAM/SPASM domain-containing protein: MTTSTNQINENDILPLPKTLEFCKINNEMLVIAPGCGNIIGLFNENQVEIFENLRQHSIIDTEKMAKNEADFNFVVAQILDREFFDSPLDMYDEYDTVQIYLTNACNLSCPHCYVNAGVANKNELEANQWFAVLDELAKNGTKEVIFSGGEILLYKKCIEVIKYAKSLGFIVSLKSNGTLWSKEQISDVAPFIDDIQISIDGINEEMNAKVRGANSFQKALFCVEQFLKCGTKVIIATTPTYANINEIEAGFVAFATDLLKKYGKNLSFIVSQKMLGGRGIAMKFDDESKHYAKTTDSLMEQIYPNYKLKNLAISIEKKQRVRNCGYGNLTFASNGNIYLCNRIDELRPFANINDDLKEVLHKAKEFNAKSSVDFVNPCKNCSVRYICGGGCRIDEYNFKGRQELLGKELVKECSENFRIKFKQSLLNGLKYVYAI; this comes from the coding sequence ATGACAACCTCCACAAATCAAATCAATGAAAATGATATATTGCCTCTGCCTAAAACGCTAGAATTTTGCAAAATCAATAATGAAATGTTAGTCATTGCACCTGGTTGCGGGAATATCATAGGATTGTTCAATGAAAATCAAGTAGAGATATTTGAAAATCTACGACAACATTCCATTATTGATACTGAAAAAATGGCAAAAAATGAAGCGGATTTTAATTTTGTAGTGGCACAAATTTTAGATAGAGAATTTTTTGATAGTCCGCTTGATATGTATGATGAGTATGATACTGTGCAAATATATTTAACAAATGCTTGTAATTTATCTTGTCCGCATTGCTATGTCAATGCTGGAGTGGCAAATAAAAATGAATTAGAAGCAAATCAATGGTTTGCTGTGCTTGATGAATTAGCAAAAAATGGCACAAAAGAAGTTATTTTTAGTGGTGGGGAAATATTGCTGTATAAAAAGTGCATAGAAGTCATAAAATATGCTAAAAGTCTTGGTTTTATAGTAAGCCTTAAAAGCAATGGGACGCTATGGAGTAAAGAGCAAATTAGTGATGTTGCGCCTTTTATAGATGATATACAAATTAGCATTGATGGCATAAATGAAGAGATGAATGCAAAGGTGCGCGGGGCTAATAGCTTTCAAAAGGCATTATTTTGCGTGGAGCAATTTTTAAAATGTGGCACAAAAGTTATTATCGCTACAACACCGACTTATGCTAATATCAATGAAATAGAAGCTGGTTTTGTGGCATTTGCGACAGATTTGCTGAAAAAATATGGGAAAAATTTGAGTTTTATTGTATCGCAAAAAATGCTTGGTGGGCGTGGCATTGCAATGAAATTTGATGATGAATCTAAGCACTATGCAAAAACGACAGATTCGCTAATGGAGCAAATCTATCCTAATTATAAATTAAAAAATTTAGCAATCAGCATTGAGAAAAAACAGCGCGTTAGAAATTGTGGCTATGGAAATTTGACTTTTGCAAGTAACGGCAATATTTATCTTTGTAATCGTATTGATGAGTTGCGTCCATTTGCAAATATCAATGATGATTTAAAAGAAGTCTTACATAAAGCAAAAGAATTTAATGCAAAAAGTAGTGTAGATTTTGTAAATCCGTGTAAAAATTGTAGTGTTAGATACATTTGTGGTGGTGGGTGTAGAATCGATGAATATAACTTTAAAGGTAGGCAAGAATTATTAGGCAAAGAGCTAGTAAAGGAATGTAGTGAGAATTTTAGAATAAAATTTAAACAATCATTACTTAATGGACTAAAATATGTCTATGCGATATGA